In one Pseudomonas sp. 31-12 genomic region, the following are encoded:
- a CDS encoding DUF1652 domain-containing protein — protein MFLSTLEIQSIIEHKMLPAVCTCIMEADQSLTIRVCDCMTGKVDLIATNVPVWNLNSPHDIAVLVADIQQKIEAHKRISSTLAS, from the coding sequence ATGTTCCTTTCAACCCTGGAAATTCAAAGCATCATTGAACACAAAATGCTGCCCGCGGTCTGCACGTGCATCATGGAGGCAGACCAATCCCTGACGATCCGGGTCTGTGACTGCATGACAGGAAAAGTGGATCTGATCGCCACTAACGTCCCTGTATGGAACTTGAACAGTCCCCATGACATTGCTGTACTTGTGGCGGATATTCAGCAAAAAATCGAGGCTCATAAACGCATTTCCTCGACATTGGCCAGTTGA